In Bacillota bacterium, the sequence AATTCCTGCCCTTCACGCCCCATGCAAACTGCCCGGGAAACCCCTGGCAGATGGTGTTTTTTACATACTTAGAACAGATCTTTAAACCTGCGTTCTGCAATTTAGAAAACGCTATTTAGTAAACACTAATTCTCCCTCTTTGGCATCAACCGTTACTCTATCACCGGCGGCAAAACTACCTTTGAGCATCTCTTCCGCCAATTCATCTTCGACCAAATGCTGAATAGCCCGGCGCAGCGGACGCGCGCCGTAGGTGGGGTCGAACCCCTTCTCTGCCAGCAATTCCCTGGCGGCAGCAGTAACCTCCATACTCAACCCATGCTCTGCCAACCGCACTTCCAGCTCTCCCAACATCAGACGGACGATGTCATCTATATGCGCCCGCTCCAAAGCATGGAAGACAATTACATCGTCGATTCGGTTGAGGAACTCAGGGCGGAAAGTGCTCTTCAGCTCACTCATAACCTGATCGCGCATCGACTCATAGTCAGCGCCGACATCATCGGTACGGAAGCCCATGGTTTTCACCTTGTTGAGGGTATGGGCGCCGACATTGGAAGTCATGATGACCACGGTATTGCGGAAGTCCACCCGGCGCCCCTTACCGTCGGTGAGAATTCCATCCTCCAGCACCTGCAGCAAGGTGTTGAACACTTCAGGATGCGCCTTCTCGATTTCATCCAGCAGCACCACTGAATATGGACGCCGACGCACTTTTTCTGTGAGCTGGCCACCCTCATCATAACCAACATAGCCCGGAGGCGAACCAATCAGGCGAGAAGTGGTGTGCTTTTCCATATACTCGGACATATCGAGACGGATCATTGCATCTTCATCGCCAAACATCACTGCTGCCAGGGCGCGGGCCAACTCTGTCTTGCCTACCCCGGTTGGCCCCAGGAAAATAAAGGAGCCGATTGGGCGTTTGGCCGCCTTGAGACCGGCACGGGCACGACGCACAGCCCGGGAAACCGCCTTGACAGCTTCCTCCTGCCCGATAACCCGTTTGTGTAGTTCGGATTCCAGATTCAGCAAACGTTCTGATTCTTCCTGGGCAAGTCGCTGCACCGGTATCCCGGTCCAACTGCTGACAATGTGTGCCACATCTTCGGACGATATCTCCGGCTTGTCGGCACTCTGTTTGCTTTCCCAGTCTTCTTTACGCTGCTCCAACTCCTCTTGCAATTGTTTGCGACGGTCCCGCAAATCCGCCGCCTTCTCAAACTCCTGATTATGAACAGCGGCATCCAATTCATTTTGCACGGTGTCCAGTTCCTGCTCCAAACTCTTGAGATCTGGCGGCGCCGTTAATGTCCGCAAACGCTGCCGCGATGCGGCCTCGTCTATCAAGTCTATTGCCTTGTCCGGCAGAAAGCGGTCAGGAATGTAGCGTGCAGAGAGCTTAACAGCCGCCTCAATCGCCTCGTCGCCAATTGTCACCCGGTGATGTGCTTCGTAGCGATCCCGCAGGCCCCGCAATATTTCCACTGCTTCTTCCTGGCTGGGTTCGCCGACAGTAATTGGCTGGAATCTGCGTTCCAGCGCGGCATCCTTCTCGATATGCTTTCTGTACTCGTCCAGCGTTGTGGCGCCAATGGTCTGCAGCTCGCCCCGACTTAAGGCGGGCTTAATAATGTTCGCAGCATCTAAGGCCCCCTCGGCGCTGCCGGCGCCAATTATCGTATGCAGCTCATCGATAAACAGAATTACATTGCCAGCGGATTTCAACTCAGCCATCAGTTTTTTCAGACGCTCCTCAAACTCGCCCCGGTATTTGGTGCCGGCAACCATCGATGCTAGCTCCAATGTGACCAAACGCTTGCCCTTTAGCAGTTCCGGAACAGAGCCCTCGTGAATCCGTTGGGCAAGCCCCTCGGCAATCGCCGTCTTGCCCACACCAGGTTCGCCTATCAGGCAGGGGTTGTTCTTGGTGCGGCGGCTGAGGACCTGGATTACCCGTTCAATTTCCTGCTCGCGACCAATAACCGGGTCCAGCTTATCGGACTCCGCTTCCTTGGTAAGGTCGCGGCCAAAGGAATCCAATGTCGGGGTTTTGGTTGCCTGCTCACCTTTTGCAGAAGGCTTGCCGCCGCCAGCCGGGGTTTGGGCGCCCAAAGCCGCCAGCACCGCCTGACGCACTCCGTCCAAATCGAGATTATTTGAGACAAGCAGCCGGGCGGCAACTCCTTCCCCTTCCCGAAGCAGCCCCAGAAGTAAATGTTCGGTGCCGACATAATTGTGGCCAAGGCCGCGGGCTTCTTCGGCAGCCAATTCCAGTACCCGCTTGGAGCGGGGAGAAAATGGAACTGCCTGTTGTACCTGGTGGGCGCTGCTTTCTCCCATAGCCTGGCGTATCTGCTCCTGCAATCGCTGAGCATTGAGACCCATTTGGCCTAGCACCTGGGCCGCAATACCCTGTTCATCAGCCGACAGACTGAGCAGCAAATGCTCTGTCCCGACAACAGAATGCCCCATCTTAACAGCCAATTGTTGAGAACGGACTAAAACTTGTTTAGCACGCTGGGTATAGTTATCAAACATGTTAAACACCTCCTATTGTTTAACCAAACTTTCTCTGATTAGTTGGGCTCGGTACATATCCCTTTCCCTGGGCGCAAGCTCACGGCCAAAAATCTTCTGCAGATAGCCGGCGCGTATGAACACCAAGAGTTCATTAAAAATTTGCGGTTTGATTCCCGAGATTAATTCCAAGTCAATTCCCAGCCGCAGATTGGAAATTAACTCCATGGCCTCCCGGGATTCAATGGTGCGAGCGTGGGCCAAAACCCCATAGGCTCGCCAAACTCGGTCGGCCAGGGCATTCTCACTGTTCTTTACCAACTGTTCCCGGGAATCCAATTCATGGCGTATAATTTGCAGGGCCACCCGATTCAGGGCTTCGGTAATTTGTTCTTCGCTCTGCCCCAGGGTAACCTGATTGGAGACCTGATAAATATTGCCCTGGGCCTCTGACCCCTCGCCATACATGCCACGGACCGCAAAGCCCAGCTTGCCGACAGCTCCAAGAACCTGATTCAATGAGCCGTTGAGAGCGAGCCCGGGTAAGTGCAGCATCACCGAAGCGCGCATCCCAGTGCCGACATTGGTCGGGCAGCTGGTCAAGAATCCCCTTTCCGGAGACCATGCATAGCGAAACCGGGCGTCAAACAAATCATCGGTATCGCTGGCAGCCTGCCAGGCTTCAGCCAGTTGCAAGCCTGGGAGCAACGCTTGGATACGTAAATGGTCTTCTTCGTTAATCATGATGCTTACTGATTCATCGGCGTTGACAATCGCAGCTCCCGGATTCTTGATTAATGCCGGGCTCACCAGGTGTTTATCCACCAAGGCCTGACGTTCGGATGCCGGCAGTTCCTTGATCGAGACAAATTTGGTTTCGCCCAGGCCCTTGAGACCACCGTTATTCCACCAGCGGCGAATCTGGTTTTGCACTTCGTCCAATTGTCCTTCCTCAGCCTGGCCGGGAAATGTGAACTCTCCAAAATTGCGGGCCAAACGCATGCGGCTGCTGATAACCACCGTGGAGTGGGGGGCCTCACCGTCCATCCACCGACTCAGATTCTGACCAAATGACTTAATTGCCATCTTCTGCCCCCTCCTTAGTTTGCTGCAGAGCCCGGATTTCGTCCCGCAGCCGGGCCGCAGTCTCGAATTGTTCTTCGCGGACAGCCTGCTCCAATTGCGCCTTCAGCTCTTGAATTTTGCGACTTCTGCGTACGTGTTCGCCGGCACTTTTGGGAACTTTGCCGGTGTGTTCGAGGCGCCCGTGAATACGGCCAAGTATTGTCTCCACCAGGGGCTCCCAGGTTTTATAGCACTGCTCGCATCCCAGGCGCCCGGTTTGGCGAAACCCCTGTTCGGTCAAGCCACACTGGGGACAGGTTCGGGAAGCAGGCGCCTGGGGCTCCCAATCGACCAAGCCTGTCAGCAGCTTGTGCAGACCAAACACGGGGTCAGAGTAACCACCCTGTTGGGCACATTGGTGACATAAGTGGACTTCTTTCTTTTGATTATTGACAATCTGGGTGATATTAATCCTCGCTTCCCGTTCACCGCAGTTTTGACATTTCATTAAAATCACTCCTCGGCAATAATTGCTGTGAGCATTGAAACCAGCAGGCGGGAACGTAAAAGATCCCGCTCTGGCAGAGGCAGCTCCAGGACCGCCCTGTCCACTGCCCTGGACATGATTCTGGCTTCCCGGGCACTGATTAAATCATGGTCCCGTAACCAACAAATAATGTCCAGCGCCTGGCGCTGACTGACGGCGCGATTGCTCAGATCTTTTAGAGGCAGGTCTTGAACCTTGCTTAAGTCCAAACGCATCACCCGGACAAAGCCACCGCCCCCTCGCTGACTTTCAATGACATAGCCTTTCTCAACAGAAAACCGGGTTTGGATTACATAGTTTATCTGGGAAGGGGCGCAACCAAAAATTTGCGCCAACTCATTCCGCCTAAGTACAACCTGGTTATCATTGCTATTGTTAAGCAGGTTTTTAATATGCTTTTCTATTAAATCGGCCATATTCATAAAATCACCTCTGCACTGACTTTGACTTTCCTTGACCAATTACTATTATAAAAAAAATCCCCGGATTTGGCAATAGTTTATACCAACCGGGGGACAAATATTTTTGCAGTTTTCAACGGATTTACAACCTGACTTAATCCCAGGTCACAAACGGAGCCAGCCAGCATGTATGCTTCGGCATAGCTCAGGCTGTGCTCCTCCGCCAGCAGCAAAACAGCTTCACGGGCGGCCTCACGGAGCGCGGCGTCGGTAGAAGAGGCGCTGGCCAAGATAATTGTTCCCTTTTCGGTGACAATCCGTGGGTGCTCTGGGGCCTGCCCCGGCAGTATATCAATTCGCAGCTTTACCTCCGCGCCCGCCTCCAAAGCGCATCCGGCCAGCTCACCGTCGCCCATGGCGGCGTGCACATCCCCCAGGGCCAATAAACCGCCGCTGTGGGCCACGGGCAAAATAATTTTATTGCCTGGAGAAAGCTCCTTGCAGTCCAAATTGCCTCCATGTTTGCCGGGGCAGGTGGTGTCTACGCTACCTTCAGCGGGGGCGATTCCAATCACGCCCACCATTGGCCGCACTGGTATGGTAATGTTCTCAGTAAAACGGGCGAAATTACCCGCTAACTCCAGAACCCGCACCTTTGGCTCCGTGATATCTTCAAGCACTCCCTGGCCAGGGGCAACAATAATCACTCCCCGTTCCGCCAGCTTGATTTCTAAAATCTCTATCTGCAGGCCATCGCCTGGATTGGCGTT encodes:
- a CDS encoding ATP-dependent Clp protease ATP-binding subunit, whose protein sequence is MFDNYTQRAKQVLVRSQQLAVKMGHSVVGTEHLLLSLSADEQGIAAQVLGQMGLNAQRLQEQIRQAMGESSAHQVQQAVPFSPRSKRVLELAAEEARGLGHNYVGTEHLLLGLLREGEGVAARLLVSNNLDLDGVRQAVLAALGAQTPAGGGKPSAKGEQATKTPTLDSFGRDLTKEAESDKLDPVIGREQEIERVIQVLSRRTKNNPCLIGEPGVGKTAIAEGLAQRIHEGSVPELLKGKRLVTLELASMVAGTKYRGEFEERLKKLMAELKSAGNVILFIDELHTIIGAGSAEGALDAANIIKPALSRGELQTIGATTLDEYRKHIEKDAALERRFQPITVGEPSQEEAVEILRGLRDRYEAHHRVTIGDEAIEAAVKLSARYIPDRFLPDKAIDLIDEAASRQRLRTLTAPPDLKSLEQELDTVQNELDAAVHNQEFEKAADLRDRRKQLQEELEQRKEDWESKQSADKPEISSEDVAHIVSSWTGIPVQRLAQEESERLLNLESELHKRVIGQEEAVKAVSRAVRRARAGLKAAKRPIGSFIFLGPTGVGKTELARALAAVMFGDEDAMIRLDMSEYMEKHTTSRLIGSPPGYVGYDEGGQLTEKVRRRPYSVVLLDEIEKAHPEVFNTLLQVLEDGILTDGKGRRVDFRNTVVIMTSNVGAHTLNKVKTMGFRTDDVGADYESMRDQVMSELKSTFRPEFLNRIDDVIVFHALERAHIDDIVRLMLGELEVRLAEHGLSMEVTAAARELLAEKGFDPTYGARPLRRAIQHLVEDELAEEMLKGSFAAGDRVTVDAKEGELVFTK
- a CDS encoding protein arginine kinase, with the protein product MKSFGQNLSRWMDGEAPHSTVVISSRMRLARNFGEFTFPGQAEEGQLDEVQNQIRRWWNNGGLKGLGETKFVSIKELPASERQALVDKHLVSPALIKNPGAAIVNADESVSIMINEEDHLRIQALLPGLQLAEAWQAASDTDDLFDARFRYAWSPERGFLTSCPTNVGTGMRASVMLHLPGLALNGSLNQVLGAVGKLGFAVRGMYGEGSEAQGNIYQVSNQVTLGQSEEQITEALNRVALQIIRHELDSREQLVKNSENALADRVWRAYGVLAHARTIESREAMELISNLRLGIDLELISGIKPQIFNELLVFIRAGYLQKIFGRELAPRERDMYRAQLIRESLVKQ
- a CDS encoding CtsR family transcriptional regulator — its product is MNMADLIEKHIKNLLNNSNDNQVVLRRNELAQIFGCAPSQINYVIQTRFSVEKGYVIESQRGGGGFVRVMRLDLSKVQDLPLKDLSNRAVSQRQALDIICWLRDHDLISAREARIMSRAVDRAVLELPLPERDLLRSRLLVSMLTAIIAEE